The following coding sequences lie in one Falco naumanni isolate bFalNau1 chromosome 18, bFalNau1.pat, whole genome shotgun sequence genomic window:
- the LOC121098913 gene encoding vasoactive intestinal polypeptide receptor 1-like, with product MGGTWQPPGTCMLPVLLLALPMLRVQATHPDCSIVLYFQEQEAECLEIIRSESQTPAPSGPPRQQGCLTEWDGVSCWSAVPVGQSRAVACPDILHIFKKSKALIRRNCTESGWSFPSPPYHNACELEAIGSDNNTEAKKSYFVTMKVLYTCGYSTSLAALFLAIGIFLCFRKLHCTRNSIHIHFFTSFILRGAAVFIKDAVLFSDESIDHCTMSTVNCKVAIAFFQYSVLANFYWLLVEGMYLQTLLLLTFTSDRRYILWYILIGWGVPMLTVCVWVVTRLQYDNHGCWDDYTSLYWWVIKAPILLAIFVNFLIFLNVTRMLAQKIRSPDISKNYKQQYMRLTKSTLLLIPLFGVHYVVFALFPEHIGVDARLYFELVLGSYQGFLVALLYCFLNGEVQAEIKRNWGKWQSSMESNVFNLATQDFTA from the exons ATGGGGGGCACATGGCAGCCCCCCGGCACCTGCATGCTGCCGGTCCTGCTGCTCGCACTCCCGATGCTCCGG GTGCAGGCAACACACCCCGACTGCTCCATCGTCCTCTATTTCCAAGAGCAAGAAGCTGAATGTCTGGAGATTATCAGGAGTGAAAGCCAAACACCAGCCCCGTCTGGaccccccaggcagcagg gctgcctgACTGAGTGGGATGGAGTGAGCTGCTGGTCAGCTGTGCCCGTGGGCCAGTCCCGAGCTGTCGCCTGCCCTGACATCCTCCACATCTTCAAGAAGTCCAAAG CGCTGATCCGGAGGAACTGCACTGAGTCAGGATGGagcttccccagccctccctaCCACAATGCCTGTGAGCTGGAGGCCATCGGCAGCGATAACAACACGGAGGCCAAG aaaagcTATTTTGTCACCATGAAAGTTCTTTACACCTGCGGCTACTCCACGTCCCTGGCAGCCCTCTTCTTGGCCATTGgcatcttcctctgcttcag GAAGCTGCATTGCACCAGGAACTCTATCCACATCCACTTCTTCACCTCCTTCATACTGCGCGGGGCCGCCGTGTTCATCAAGGACGCCGTCCTCTTCTCAGACGAGTCCATCGACCACTGCACGATGTCAACA gTGAACTGCAAAGTAGCCATCGCCTTCTTCCAGTACTCGGTCTTGGCCAACTTCTACTGGCTGCTGGTGGAAGGCATGTACCTGcagaccctgctgctgctcaccttcACCTCTGACAGGAGGTACATCTTGTGGTACATCCTCATCGGCTGGG GTGTCCCCATGCTGACAGTCTGCGTGTGGGTGGTCACCAGGCTGCAGTACGACAACCACGG GTGCTGGGATGACTACACCAGTCTGTACTGGTGGGTGATCAAGGCTCCTATCCTTCTGGCCATATTT GTGAACTTCCTCATCTTCCTCAACGTCACCAGGATGTTAGCACAGAAGATCCGGTCCCCAGACATTAGCAAAAACTACAAGCAGCAGTACAT GAGGCTGACGAAGTCCACgctgctcctcatccctctCTTCGGGGTACACTACGTGGTGTTCGCACTCTTCCCTGAGCACATCGGTGTGGATGCCCGGCTGTACTTCGAGCTGGTCCTCGGCTCCTACCAG GGGTTCCTAGTGGCTCTGCTGTACTGCTTCCTGAACGGGGAG GTCCAGGCTGAGATCAAGAGGAACTGGGGCAAGTGGCAATCATCCATGGAGAGCAACGTCTTCAACCTGGCCACCCAAGACTTCACAGCATGA